From one Halothece sp. PCC 7418 genomic stretch:
- the menA gene encoding 2-carboxy-1,4-naphthoquinone phytyltransferase, giving the protein MAAIKPPIYSVALVPITMGTLVAYRETNQLDWSIFLLFLLSGILIIAWLNLSNDVFDSETGIDINKTTSVVNITGNKSLVFWMSNICLMGAVFGLGAIAWLQQDWLVVGCVLLACFLGYTYQGPPFRLGYQGLGEIICFICFGPLAISAAYYSQAQTFSGFALAISTLIGISTSIILFCSHFHQVEDDLAAGKRSPIVRLGTQTGANVLLASTASIFLLTLFWIGLGYFPIATLLIFLAVPWAYQLVRHVQRYHDQPEKVSNSKFLAVNFYFWSSLFLGAGMLIELQVAALINPS; this is encoded by the coding sequence ATGGCAGCCATTAAGCCACCGATTTATAGTGTGGCGCTAGTTCCAATTACCATGGGAACACTAGTTGCGTACCGCGAAACAAACCAACTAGATTGGTCGATCTTTTTACTGTTTTTACTGTCTGGAATCTTGATCATTGCTTGGTTAAATTTAAGCAACGATGTTTTTGATTCCGAAACGGGAATTGATATTAATAAAACCACATCAGTTGTTAATATTACTGGGAACAAATCCCTTGTTTTTTGGATGAGTAATATTTGTTTAATGGGAGCGGTTTTCGGGTTAGGCGCGATCGCGTGGTTACAGCAAGATTGGCTTGTTGTGGGCTGTGTCCTCTTGGCTTGTTTCCTAGGCTACACCTATCAAGGGCCCCCCTTTCGCCTCGGCTATCAAGGCTTAGGAGAAATCATCTGTTTTATCTGTTTTGGTCCCCTCGCCATTAGTGCAGCGTATTACTCACAAGCGCAAACGTTTAGTGGATTCGCTTTAGCCATCTCCACCCTGATTGGGATTAGTACCTCGATCATCTTATTTTGTTCCCATTTCCATCAGGTAGAAGACGATTTAGCAGCGGGAAAACGTTCTCCGATTGTGCGCCTCGGAACACAAACTGGTGCAAATGTTCTCCTTGCTTCCACGGCAAGTATCTTCCTTTTAACCTTATTCTGGATTGGTTTGGGGTATTTTCCCATCGCAACACTGCTGATTTTCCTTGCCGTTCCGTGGGCTTACCAACTGGTGCGTCATGTGCAACGATATCACGATCAACCGGAAAAAGTTAGCAATTCTAAGTTTCTCGCGGTCAACTTTTATTTCTGGAGTAGCCTCTTTTTAGGGGCTGGAATGCTAATTGAGTTACAAGTCGCTGCACTGATTAACCCGTCGTAA
- a CDS encoding isochorismate synthase MenF: MSVTSCYARGLADDQNLYSLLQNCQNRCEIENDSLIVSVTQSISRIDPLATLQRFALPQNRTFYWENQQENSAIAGWDTCQEEIITSPNRLEQTQAFIDQYRERIIETGETNCPEVGVKFLTSFTFFPLSSSSSPFPTATIFIPKWQVTRSKDSCFLTYNFTLSAQTNPARIQAEIKSRIAEIQQHSQSLISFPFPFFSQSSQPLQKREIAQKYQFKKAVACALKDIQKQDLSKIVLSHHLDVVSSLRFDPFLSLHYLRQKHPACYIFSVGNDQGTTFIGATPERLFSLRKQQLISDALAGSAPRGKSAIADQKLAQTLLNSEKERREHQAVSDYISQQLTALGLTPQRSRRQLLKLNNIQHLWTLIQADVPSQIQPLDIISQLHPTPAVAGVPSAIALEKIRDYETFDRGLYAAPIGWLDLNGNAEFMVGIRSAMINKNHARLYAGAGIVAGSNPDKELAEVQLKLQAMLKALR, translated from the coding sequence ATGTCAGTGACTTCCTGCTACGCTAGAGGATTAGCCGATGATCAAAACCTGTACTCCTTATTACAAAACTGTCAGAACCGATGCGAAATCGAGAACGATTCGTTAATTGTGAGTGTGACCCAGTCGATTTCTCGGATCGATCCCCTTGCTACTTTACAACGATTTGCTTTACCCCAAAACCGAACTTTTTACTGGGAAAATCAACAAGAAAACAGCGCGATCGCGGGATGGGATACTTGTCAAGAAGAAATCATTACGAGCCCGAATCGTTTAGAACAAACCCAAGCCTTTATTGATCAATATCGAGAGAGAATTATTGAAACGGGAGAAACCAATTGTCCAGAAGTTGGGGTTAAGTTTTTAACCAGTTTCACATTTTTTCCGCTTTCCTCTTCATCTTCTCCCTTTCCGACCGCCACCATTTTTATTCCTAAATGGCAAGTCACTCGCAGCAAAGATTCCTGTTTTTTAACTTACAATTTTACGTTATCCGCGCAAACGAATCCCGCTCGCATTCAAGCGGAAATTAAATCGAGAATTGCAGAAATTCAACAACACTCTCAGTCCCTAATTAGTTTCCCATTTCCTTTCTTTTCTCAGTCATCCCAACCCTTACAAAAAAGAGAAATTGCACAAAAATATCAGTTTAAAAAAGCGGTTGCTTGTGCGCTAAAAGATATTCAAAAGCAAGACTTGAGTAAAATTGTCTTGTCCCATCACCTTGATGTGGTTTCGAGCTTAAGATTTGATCCTTTTTTATCGTTACATTATTTACGACAAAAACACCCCGCTTGTTACATTTTTTCTGTGGGCAATGATCAGGGAACAACCTTTATTGGCGCAACACCAGAACGGTTATTTAGTCTTAGGAAACAGCAATTAATTAGTGATGCTTTAGCGGGATCAGCACCGAGAGGGAAAAGCGCGATCGCGGATCAAAAATTAGCTCAAACCCTTCTCAATAGTGAAAAAGAACGACGAGAACATCAAGCGGTTAGTGATTATATTAGTCAACAATTAACAGCCCTCGGATTAACCCCGCAGCGATCGCGCCGTCAACTTTTAAAACTGAATAATATCCAGCATCTTTGGACACTGATTCAAGCCGATGTTCCCAGTCAGATTCAACCCTTAGACATTATTTCCCAACTGCATCCGACTCCTGCTGTAGCTGGTGTTCCCAGCGCGATCGCCCTCGAAAAAATTAGGGATTACGAAACCTTTGATCGCGGTCTTTATGCAGCCCCCATTGGTTGGCTGGATCTCAACGGAAACGCAGAATTTATGGTGGGAATTCGGTCTGCTATGATCAATAAAAATCATGCCCGTTTATATGCTGGTGCGGGGATTGTTGCGGGATCAAATCCTGATAAAGAACTCGCAGAAGTGCAACTAAAATTACAAGCGATGTTAAAGGCATTAAGGTAG
- a CDS encoding Uma2 family endonuclease, whose protein sequence is MLDYSLLQNLPTAKDLPDSDDTPVDNELQNYIPNLLKSILAMIWSDRFDWYFGVDMGIYYDPDKSAIVPDGFLSVGVPRIIDENLRLSYVLWEEKRVPILVLEVVSQTRRGEYTAKKELYQNLGIQYYVIYNPQRKRKPRLEVYSLENEQYVLLGNESPIWLEEIGLGIGKEVGTYEQITREWLYWYDENGERFLTPEERSRQAESKAQQAESKAQQAESKAERYARRLRELGIDPDSL, encoded by the coding sequence ATGCTAGACTATTCCTTATTACAAAATCTCCCCACCGCCAAAGATTTACCTGATTCTGACGATACTCCTGTGGATAATGAACTACAAAATTATATTCCGAATCTTCTTAAAAGTATCCTCGCCATGATTTGGTCAGATCGCTTTGATTGGTATTTTGGGGTGGATATGGGAATCTATTATGATCCAGACAAAAGCGCGATCGTTCCTGATGGGTTTTTAAGTGTGGGCGTTCCCCGCATTATTGATGAAAACTTACGTTTAAGTTATGTATTGTGGGAAGAGAAAAGAGTTCCCATTTTAGTGTTAGAAGTGGTATCCCAAACTCGTCGCGGAGAATACACAGCTAAAAAAGAACTGTATCAAAATTTAGGGATTCAGTATTACGTTATCTATAATCCACAACGGAAAAGAAAGCCCCGTCTAGAGGTGTATTCTCTAGAAAATGAGCAGTATGTGTTATTAGGAAATGAGTCTCCTATTTGGTTAGAAGAAATTGGCTTAGGAATCGGAAAAGAAGTAGGAACGTATGAACAAATTACGCGAGAATGGTTGTATTGGTATGACGAAAATGGAGAGCGATTTCTAACCCCAGAAGAACGATCGCGCCAAGCCGAATCTAAAGCACAACAAGCCGAATCTAAAGCACAACAAGCTGAATCTAAAGCCGAACGTTATGCGAGAAGACTGCGAGAACTAGGAATTGATCCTGATTCTCTATAA
- a CDS encoding Uma2 family endonuclease — protein sequence MLDYSLLQNLPTAKDLPDSDDTPVDNELQNYIPNLLKSILAMIWSDRFDWYFGVDMGIYYDPDKSAIVPDGFLSVGVPRIIDENLRLSYVLWEEKRVPILVLEVVSQTRRGEYTAKKELYQNLGIQYYVIYNPQRKRKPRLEVYSLENEQYVLLGNESPIWLEEIGLGIGKEVGTYEQITREWLYWYDENGERFLTPEERSRQAESKAQQAESKAQQAESKAQQAETKAQQAESKAQQAETKAERYARRLRELGIDPDSV from the coding sequence ATGCTAGACTATTCCTTATTACAAAATCTCCCCACCGCCAAAGATTTACCTGATTCTGACGATACTCCTGTGGATAATGAACTACAAAATTATATTCCGAATCTTCTTAAAAGTATCCTCGCCATGATTTGGTCAGATCGCTTTGATTGGTATTTTGGGGTGGATATGGGAATCTATTATGACCCAGACAAAAGCGCGATCGTTCCTGATGGGTTTTTAAGTGTGGGCGTTCCCCGTATTATTGATGAAAACTTGCGTTTAAGTTATGTGTTGTGGGAAGAGAAAAGAGTTCCCATTTTAGTGTTAGAAGTGGTATCCCAAACTCGTCGCGGAGAATACACAGCTAAAAAAGAACTGTATCAAAATTTAGGGATTCAGTATTACGTTATCTATAACCCACAACGGAAAAGAAAGCCCCGTTTAGAGGTGTATTCTCTAGAAAATGAGCAGTATGTGTTATTAGGAAATGAGTCTCCTATTTGGTTAGAAGAAATTGGTTTAGGAATCGGAAAAGAAGTAGGAACGTATGAGCAAATTACGCGAGAATGGTTGTATTGGTATGACGAAAATGGAGAGCGATTTCTAACCCCAGAAGAACGATCGCGCCAAGCTGAATCTAAAGCACAACAAGCTGAATCTAAAGCACAACAAGCTGAATCTAAAGCACAACAAGCTGAAACCAAAGCACAACAAGCTGAATCTAAAGCACAACAAGCTGAAACCAAAGCCGAACGTTATGCGAGAAGACTGCGAGAACTAGGAATTGATCCTGATTCTGTATAA
- the sat gene encoding sulfate adenylyltransferase translates to MSNQNDAIAPHGGQLINCIPDEAEKKEFLAQAESLPRIQLDQRAFSDLEMIAIGGFSPLRGFMEQGDYERVVEDMHLENGLPWSIPVTLSVSEEEAEPLKEGSWIRLDDPNGRFVGVLELTQKYRYNKAHEAINVYRTDEEKHPGVAVIYQKGAINLAGPVWLLERDPHPLFPNYQIDPIQSRALFREKGWKTIVGFQTRNPIHRAHEYIQKCALEVVDGLFLHPLVGATKSDDIPADVRMRCYEIMLNNYYPKDRVTLAIYPAAMRYAGPREAIFHALVRKNYGCTHFIVGRDHAGVGDYYGTYDAQEIFNEFDPEALGITPMRFEHAFYCKRTKQMATSKTSPSTPEERLHLSGTKVRAMLREGQLPPEEFSRPEVAQELAKAMQKN, encoded by the coding sequence ATGAGTAATCAAAACGACGCGATCGCGCCCCACGGCGGACAACTCATTAACTGCATTCCCGATGAAGCAGAAAAAAAAGAATTTCTCGCCCAAGCCGAGAGTTTACCGCGTATTCAACTGGATCAACGCGCCTTTTCTGACCTCGAAATGATTGCGATTGGCGGATTTAGCCCCTTGCGCGGTTTCATGGAACAAGGGGACTACGAGCGGGTCGTTGAAGATATGCACCTCGAAAACGGTTTACCCTGGTCGATTCCCGTCACTCTCTCGGTGAGTGAAGAAGAAGCCGAACCCCTCAAAGAAGGAAGTTGGATCCGCTTAGACGATCCCAATGGACGCTTTGTTGGTGTTTTAGAGCTTACCCAAAAATATCGTTATAACAAAGCCCACGAAGCGATCAACGTCTATCGCACCGATGAAGAAAAACATCCTGGGGTTGCGGTGATCTATCAAAAAGGCGCGATCAATCTCGCTGGACCCGTTTGGCTATTAGAGCGCGATCCCCATCCCCTCTTCCCCAACTATCAGATTGATCCCATTCAATCCCGTGCTTTATTCCGTGAGAAAGGCTGGAAAACCATTGTTGGCTTCCAAACCCGTAACCCCATCCACCGCGCCCACGAATACATTCAAAAATGCGCCCTAGAAGTCGTTGATGGCTTATTCTTACATCCCCTCGTTGGCGCAACCAAAAGCGATGATATCCCTGCGGATGTGCGGATGCGGTGTTATGAAATTATGCTGAATAATTACTATCCCAAAGATCGGGTAACTCTTGCCATTTACCCCGCAGCCATGCGTTATGCTGGACCCAGAGAAGCCATTTTCCACGCCCTGGTACGGAAAAACTACGGTTGTACTCATTTCATCGTTGGGCGCGATCATGCAGGTGTTGGCGATTATTATGGCACGTATGACGCACAAGAAATTTTCAATGAGTTTGATCCCGAAGCCTTAGGCATTACCCCGATGCGGTTTGAACACGCCTTCTACTGCAAACGCACTAAGCAAATGGCGACCAGTAAAACTAGCCCCAGTACACCAGAAGAAAGACTCCATCTTTCGGGAACCAAAGTCCGCGCCATGTTACGAGAAGGACAACTCCCCCCAGAAGAGTTTTCTCGTCCAGAGGTTGCTCAAGAGTTAGCTAAAGCCATGCAGAAAAATTAG
- a CDS encoding Uma2 family endonuclease, whose translation MTITPIKLPTQDELPCDDGVPMETQRHKMQMDLLIEVLYPWLEQRDNGYIGGNMFIYYSAAQLKNEDFKGPDFFAVLDVPKTERKSWVVWEEGKTPDVIIELLSASTANYDKTTKKEIYQSRMRVPEYFWYDPFNPEDFAGFRLAGMAYDPLTRDEQGRYFCHSLQLYLHPWQGTYRGVTTTWLRWSDLEGNLLPSGEELAQQTQTELQQAQTELQQTQTELQQAQTEAQQAQAEKDKLAAKLREMGIDPNAL comes from the coding sequence ATGACGATTACTCCAATTAAATTACCCACTCAAGATGAACTACCTTGTGATGATGGAGTTCCTATGGAAACGCAACGCCATAAAATGCAAATGGATTTATTAATTGAAGTCCTTTATCCTTGGCTGGAGCAACGAGATAATGGCTATATTGGGGGCAATATGTTTATTTATTACAGTGCTGCCCAACTTAAAAATGAAGACTTCAAAGGACCTGATTTTTTTGCCGTGTTAGATGTTCCGAAAACGGAACGAAAAAGTTGGGTGGTTTGGGAAGAAGGGAAAACCCCTGATGTCATTATTGAATTATTATCAGCGAGTACCGCCAACTACGATAAAACAACGAAAAAAGAGATTTATCAAAGTCGGATGCGAGTTCCTGAGTATTTCTGGTATGACCCGTTTAATCCTGAAGATTTTGCTGGATTTCGTTTAGCAGGAATGGCTTATGACCCATTGACCCGAGATGAACAAGGGCGTTATTTTTGCCACAGCCTCCAGCTTTATCTCCATCCTTGGCAAGGCACTTATCGCGGAGTCACAACAACTTGGTTGCGATGGTCTGATTTGGAAGGTAACTTGCTACCCAGTGGCGAGGAATTAGCCCAACAGACGCAAACGGAACTCCAACAAGCTCAAACGGAACTCCAACAGACGCAAACAGAACTCCAACAAGCCCAAACCGAAGCTCAGCAAGCACAAGCTGAAAAAGACAAACTGGCTGCTAAACTTCGCGAAATGGGGATTGATCCGAACGCGCTCTAA
- a CDS encoding S1C family serine protease → MKSLLPPSLLIALASHLTTSIVLHVEALPITSVTQAEITTLTPDISAAIVTLQGVGGKGTGSIIKASGIVLTSEHVIRNARRGQVSILTYDGTHYPGKVIAVDTAQDLALIQILANKTFPTLPLADAENIEVGETVYALDNPSTSLDKFITGQLQKIEAESHLYTNLKLSPGDSGGALLNAEGKLIGINRAIVRFQSSEQSQTFGMATHVNTIREFLENPSQPAPPLQETAKVSDVNLGITVQPETLEITQIEPNSLADQWGLKTGDQIVGYNYRRIDNLNSLQAFLATNPDEILLFIRRKGYLVRLRFNL, encoded by the coding sequence ATGAAATCACTCTTACCACCGAGCTTATTAATTGCCCTTGCTAGTCATTTGACTACTTCTATAGTCCTCCATGTAGAAGCCCTCCCCATAACCAGTGTTACGCAAGCAGAGATAACAACACTCACTCCAGACATTAGTGCAGCCATTGTGACGTTACAAGGGGTTGGCGGTAAGGGAACTGGGAGTATTATCAAAGCCAGTGGTATTGTTTTAACCAGTGAGCACGTCATTCGTAACGCCAGACGGGGTCAAGTAAGCATTTTAACTTATGATGGCACTCATTATCCTGGAAAAGTCATTGCTGTGGATACCGCACAAGATCTTGCTTTGATTCAAATTCTTGCTAACAAAACTTTTCCCACTCTCCCCCTTGCCGATGCAGAAAATATAGAGGTTGGTGAAACAGTTTATGCCTTAGATAATCCCTCAACTTCTCTAGACAAATTTATCACAGGTCAGTTGCAAAAAATAGAAGCGGAGAGCCACCTTTATACTAATCTTAAACTGAGTCCAGGGGATTCAGGAGGAGCTTTGTTAAATGCAGAAGGAAAACTCATTGGAATTAACCGCGCGATCGTTCGTTTTCAGAGTAGTGAACAATCCCAAACTTTTGGCATGGCAACTCATGTTAATACCATTCGTGAATTTCTTGAAAATCCCTCCCAACCAGCACCGCCCCTTCAAGAAACGGCAAAAGTAAGCGATGTCAATTTAGGAATTACTGTTCAACCTGAAACGTTAGAAATTACGCAAATTGAACCCAACTCTTTAGCCGATCAATGGGGTTTAAAAACAGGCGATCAAATTGTGGGTTATAATTACCGTCGCATTGATAATTTAAACTCTCTCCAAGCATTTTTAGCAACAAATCCAGATGAAATTTTATTATTTATACGCCGAAAGGGCTATTTAGTGCGCTTACGTTTTAACTTGTAG